From the genome of Natrinema marinum:
GTCGTCGATCGGCGGGGCCGAAACGCTGTATTCGTTGGCCAGCAGCGCGGTGGACTGAATCCCGGCCTGGTTGAGCGTCAGCGAGCCGTACAGGGCGGCGTGATAGGAGGTCCCGCAGGCGACGAACTGGACCGACTCGATCCCCTCGAACGTCCCCGGTTCGAAGTCCGAAAGGGAGATCCGACCGTTCGTCGGATCGATTCGGCCCTCGATCGCCTGGGCCAGCGACGTCGGCTGCTCGTGAATCTCTTTGAGCATGAAGTGGTCGTACTCCCCCTTGCCGGCCTGTTCGGGGTCCCAGTCGACCGTCTCGGGCGTGCGGGTGACAGGGTTCCCCTCGAGGTCGGAAAACTCGACGCCGTCCTCGTCGACGACGACCACGTCGCCGTCCTCGAGGTAGACGACGCTGTCCGTGTACTCGAGGAACGCCGGCACGTCGCTGGCGAGGAAGTACTCGCCGTCTTCCATGCCGACGACGAGCGGGGAGCCCTGCCGGGCCGCATAGAGGACGTGTTCGCCCGACACCATCGCGGTGACGGCGTAGCTGCCCTCTAATTCGTCGATCGCCTGGCGGAACGCCGTCTCGCTATCGTAGCCGGCGTCGAGGTAGTACTGCACGAGGTGGGGGATGACCTCGGTGTCGGTGTCGCTGGTGAACTCGTAGCCGCTCGCCGCTAGGCGCTCTCTGAGCGCGGTGTAGTTCTCGATGATCCCGTTGTGGACGACGGCGACGTCCTCGCTCTCGTCCGTATGCGGGTGCGCGTTCGCGTCGGTCGGCGGCCCGTGGGTGCTCCAGCGGGTGTGCCCGATGCCGACCTCGCCCTTGAGCGGTTCGCCGATCGACTCCTTCAACTCCTCGACCTTCCCGGAGCGTTTCTCGACATCGATGCCGGAGCCGTTCTGGACGGCGACGCCGGCCGAATCGTAGCCGCGGTACTCTAAGTTCTCGAGCCCGGTCAGCAACGGCTCGAGAGCGTTGCCGTCACCCACGCGGCCGATAATGCCACACATCGGAGAATCACCGCCCGAGTGGTCGCTCGGGATGCTCGTCTCGTCCGTTCGGGGCGTCCGCTCCCGCAGCGGCCGCAACGCCGACTCGACTGGCTCCCGACCGGGATGAGAGTACTGACGAAGCGGACTGATGGTTCGTGGCGATTGTTCGAGATGGCAGACGGTACGCAACCATGAGCGAAATTCAAACCTCCCGAACCCATTACTATAGACGGACTACTGAACCCTGTAGCCACCGTGTACTCGGCTGCTGGCTGGCAGTGATCGCGAACGGCAGGTTTCGGAACGCGATGCTCGAGAGACGCTCACTGAAACACGACCAGTCGATTATTCCGGCGCTCGAGGCCCCGCTCGTGGGAACTATCACAGTCAGGGGAAAAGTACGGCGAACGAACAGCGAATCCTGACTCGAGTACGGAACGACGAACGACCAGTAGTCACGGCCCAATCAACGGTATGGGGACGAAACAGCTGCGTGGCACACAGCGAGTCGAATACTGGCGGTAATCACCGCTCGAACGCACGTAGACCTCGCCGGCGGCCGTTCCAACCCTACACCGGCGGGAGGCGTGTGCCCGGACGAAACCGAATCGCCACACCTTTTGCAATGGGTGGGGTGACACGGAGTATGGGTTTTGGTAGCTACGACGAGTCCGAACAGCAAGAGCAGACGACCGACGACGAAGACGTAGAGGCCGTCAACGTCCACGAGCACGAGCACCACGGCGAGATGTCGTTCGAGTCCGATGTCTCGACGGACGAGCTGGTCTCCCAGCTCGGCTCGATGAAAGACGACGAATCGGACGACTAGCGCTCTCCGACGGCGTGTCGGTGCGAGCCGCCGACACCCGGCCATCGGTGCGCTTCCCGACCGTGACTGGGTTGACGCGGTCGCCAACGCTGTTCTTTGTTTCGGACTGTCTCCGCACGCGCGAGAAACGGGTACTAAATCGGACGGAGAAGCGCCACCCCAAACCGGGCGCGAGCCCGCGGTTCAGGCGAGTGTCGAGCCGCAGAGTTCGCCGATCGCACGCCGCAGCCGCTGGGAGACGGCCGATTTCGACACCTCGAGCCGATCGGCGAGTTCGTCCTGTGAGATGCCACGCGGCACGTCGAAATACCCCTCCTCGTGGGCGACGGCGAGTAACTCCTGTTGTTTCTCGGTCAGGGCGACGACGGCGTCGTCCCCGTCGTCGGACACACGGAGGTGGTCGACCGTGACGGAGACATCTCGGTTTCGACAGTAGTCGTTGAAAGCGACGAGACGATCGCGGTCGGGGAACCGAAGCTGGACCAGCCAGCCGTCGCGGGAGCTCGAGAGTTCGAGCAGGCGGCCACCGACGTCGGCGGTTGCGGCGGTGAACGTGACGGT
Proteins encoded in this window:
- the glmS gene encoding glutamine--fructose-6-phosphate transaminase (isomerizing); this encodes MCGIIGRVGDGNALEPLLTGLENLEYRGYDSAGVAVQNGSGIDVEKRSGKVEELKESIGEPLKGEVGIGHTRWSTHGPPTDANAHPHTDESEDVAVVHNGIIENYTALRERLAASGYEFTSDTDTEVIPHLVQYYLDAGYDSETAFRQAIDELEGSYAVTAMVSGEHVLYAARQGSPLVVGMEDGEYFLASDVPAFLEYTDSVVYLEDGDVVVVDEDGVEFSDLEGNPVTRTPETVDWDPEQAGKGEYDHFMLKEIHEQPTSLAQAIEGRIDPTNGRISLSDFEPGTFEGIESVQFVACGTSYHAALYGSLTLNQAGIQSTALLANEYSVSAPPIDDNTLVIAVTQSGETADTLSALRQATAAGARTLTVTNVVGSTAAREADDALFIRAGPEIGVAATKTFSSQAVMLTLLGQRIAADQQGEPPADLESLLPELASMPGAIDDLLAESDAETIAEQYEDSQSYFFIGRGLGFPVALEGALKFKEITYEHAEGFASGELKHGPLALVTPETPVFAVFTGEEDEKTLKNAEEAQTRGAPVIAVCPEGHPAVEAADEHLAIPETDSDLAGLLANVQLQLVSYHAADLLDRPIDKPRNLAKSVTVE
- a CDS encoding DUF5786 family protein → MGFGSYDESEQQEQTTDDEDVEAVNVHEHEHHGEMSFESDVSTDELVSQLGSMKDDESDD
- a CDS encoding helix-turn-helix domain-containing protein, with translation MSIDIADAEDRSDAVADADGDRAGIRSVADGGIIAQLRLDHPDLFLRPTLERTADVTVEPDYWTAVDADRTLVFVTVYGSDFDAFETALSTDPTVTDPVLVDRYPDRRVYRVALADRTVTFTAATADVGGRLLELSSSRDGWLVQLRFPDRDRLVAFNDYCRNRDVSVTVDHLRVSDDGDDAVVALTEKQQELLAVAHEEGYFDVPRGISQDELADRLEVSKSAVSQRLRRAIGELCGSTLA